The proteins below are encoded in one region of Sphingobacterium sp. R2:
- a CDS encoding recombinase family protein, with the protein MSNKKRVGIWIRVSTDMQVKDDSPEHHIQRAKYYIQSRDWEVVEIYRLDAVSGKAVMNHPEAQRMLKDLREGRISGLVFSKLARLARSTKELLEFAEIFRKAGADLVSLAEQIDTSTPAGRLFFTIVAAMAEWEREEISSRVAASVPIRARMGKPLGGQASYGYKWQDKPLVIDEKEAPVRKLMYEIFLDCQRKKTTARRLNQLGYRTRNGSFFSDTTVERLIRDTSAKGLRIANHTKSLGDGKQWISKSKEDWIIIPCPAIIDEGLWEKCNYILDKQAVNWKRKGRKSEYLLAGFVKCECGTSMYVYSTAKKFTCKKCKNNFPVENMDSFYLQVLKGYLNDLTPQIYIEELQKQLSEKQTLLAISLKKRTQLRKRMDDLIPLKLNGDLDSDHFATIYKPLVAQVKQLDSSIPNLEQEIVNKIIEIKSSDTAVRKQRYYMKNG; encoded by the coding sequence ATGAGTAATAAGAAACGAGTTGGCATTTGGATAAGAGTATCTACAGATATGCAGGTCAAGGATGATTCTCCAGAACATCACATACAAAGAGCGAAGTATTATATCCAATCAAGAGATTGGGAAGTTGTAGAGATATATAGACTAGATGCCGTATCTGGAAAAGCTGTTATGAATCATCCCGAAGCTCAACGTATGCTTAAAGACTTAAGAGAGGGACGAATTTCAGGACTGGTTTTTTCTAAACTTGCTCGTCTCGCACGCAGCACTAAAGAACTATTGGAATTTGCTGAAATTTTTAGAAAAGCAGGAGCAGATTTAGTTTCTTTGGCAGAACAGATAGATACCAGTACCCCAGCAGGAAGATTGTTTTTTACTATCGTTGCTGCAATGGCTGAATGGGAACGTGAAGAAATATCTAGCCGTGTTGCGGCGTCTGTACCGATTAGAGCTCGTATGGGAAAACCACTAGGCGGCCAGGCAAGTTATGGTTATAAATGGCAAGACAAACCTCTAGTTATAGATGAAAAAGAAGCTCCTGTACGAAAATTGATGTATGAAATTTTCCTTGATTGCCAGCGTAAAAAAACTACAGCGAGGCGTTTGAATCAATTAGGATATAGAACGCGTAATGGTTCTTTTTTTTCTGATACAACTGTAGAGCGGTTAATTAGGGATACTTCTGCAAAAGGACTAAGAATAGCAAATCACACTAAGAGTTTAGGCGATGGAAAACAATGGATTTCAAAATCCAAAGAGGATTGGATAATCATTCCTTGTCCAGCAATTATTGATGAAGGACTTTGGGAAAAATGTAATTATATACTTGATAAACAGGCGGTTAATTGGAAAAGAAAAGGACGGAAATCTGAATATTTGCTTGCGGGTTTTGTAAAATGTGAATGTGGTACTTCAATGTACGTTTATAGTACAGCTAAAAAGTTCACTTGCAAAAAATGTAAAAATAATTTTCCAGTAGAGAATATGGATTCTTTTTACCTACAGGTGCTTAAAGGATATCTAAATGATTTAACTCCACAAATTTACATCGAAGAATTACAAAAGCAATTATCTGAGAAGCAGACTTTATTGGCTATATCTTTAAAGAAACGTACACAACTAAGAAAAAGGATGGATGACCTTATTCCATTAAAACTAAACGGTGACTTAGATAGTGATCACTTTGCTACTATTTATAAGCCTTTAGTTGCACAAGTTAAACAGCTTGATTCGTCAATTCCTAACTTAGAACAAGAAATAGTGAATAAGATTATTGAGATCAAATCAAGCGATACGGCTGTAAGGAAGCAAAGGTATTATATGAAAAATGGGTGA
- a CDS encoding cation diffusion facilitator family transporter translates to MNNNKKSIYSALVANLLIALTKFLAGSFTNSSSMISEGIHSTVDTMNQILILYGLKRSKKAPDQSHPFGYGKELYFWSFVVSILIFGLGGALSIYQGIIHIRNPEPMKDPFWNYVVLILSLIFEGTSFIIAMKEFNKTRNGMGWWKAMIKSKDPSSFLVLFEDGAAVAGLITVMILMALSHALQIPELDGLASIIVGLLLVFVSFILARESRSLLMGEGIASKTRNEIASLVEQDVCVIKTKNILSTYQSPEDVILMLIIDFKDHLDTEDITEAINRIRTTIKNEFKFIHYVIIQPE, encoded by the coding sequence ATGAACAATAATAAAAAGTCGATCTATAGTGCTCTTGTTGCAAATCTTCTAATAGCACTCACCAAATTTCTAGCAGGATCTTTTACAAACAGTTCTTCCATGATCTCGGAAGGTATTCATTCAACAGTCGATACTATGAATCAGATACTGATATTATATGGACTGAAACGTAGTAAAAAGGCACCGGATCAGTCCCATCCTTTTGGCTATGGCAAGGAGCTTTACTTTTGGTCTTTTGTCGTTTCTATTCTGATATTCGGTTTGGGGGGAGCGTTGTCTATCTATCAGGGTATTATTCATATACGAAATCCGGAACCGATGAAGGATCCTTTTTGGAATTACGTCGTTTTAATCCTTTCACTTATTTTTGAGGGCACTTCCTTTATCATTGCCATGAAAGAATTTAATAAGACCCGGAATGGTATGGGCTGGTGGAAAGCTATGATCAAAAGTAAAGACCCTTCAAGTTTTCTTGTACTCTTTGAGGATGGAGCAGCGGTGGCGGGGCTCATTACCGTCATGATTCTGATGGCATTAAGTCATGCACTGCAGATTCCTGAATTGGACGGATTGGCATCTATAATTGTCGGTTTACTATTGGTTTTTGTTTCCTTTATCCTTGCTAGGGAAAGTAGGAGCTTACTCATGGGCGAAGGCATTGCTTCTAAAACAAGAAATGAAATTGCCAGTCTGGTGGAACAAGACGTTTGTGTGATAAAAACCAAAAATATTTTGTCTACTTACCAGTCTCCCGAGGACGTTATATTAATGCTTATTATCGATTTTAAGGATCACCTAGATACTGAAGATATTACTGAGGCGATCAACCGGATTCGTACAACCATAAAAAACGAATTTAAATTTATACATTATGTAATTATCCAGCCCGAATAG